A genomic segment from Modestobacter roseus encodes:
- a CDS encoding NADH:flavin oxidoreductase/NADH oxidase: MSEPTTPALLQPLTLRGVTLPNRLAVAPMCQYCVTDGVVGDYHLVHLGRFALGGFGLVVVEATGVTAEGRISPGDVGLWNDEQVPGLARVAAFLRDHGSVPAIQLAHAGGKANTLRPWDGNGQVTAETARPGDAPWTPVAPSAVPMGEGWTAPHPLSVAELAGVRDAFVAAARRALAAGFQVAEVHAAHGYLLNEFLSPLTNLRDDEYGGSLENRMRFPLEVVAAVREVWPADLPLMVRVSAVDATREGTSLADTVTFARELKALGVDAIDVSGGGIGPGWEHPIGYGYQVPFAAAIREQAGIPTMAVGLLVDPQQADTVVATGQADLVAVAREAQDDPNFAVHAARALTGSHDAYPVQAGPRLASRERLLQRLGPWTGPDPVRVEQPAAQA; encoded by the coding sequence GTGAGCGAACCGACCACCCCCGCCCTGCTGCAGCCGCTGACCCTGCGCGGGGTGACGCTGCCCAACCGCCTCGCCGTCGCACCGATGTGCCAGTACTGCGTCACCGACGGCGTCGTCGGCGACTACCACCTGGTGCACCTGGGCCGGTTCGCGCTCGGCGGGTTCGGCCTGGTCGTGGTGGAGGCCACCGGGGTCACCGCCGAGGGTCGGATCAGCCCCGGCGACGTCGGCCTGTGGAACGACGAGCAGGTGCCCGGCCTGGCCCGGGTGGCCGCCTTCCTGCGCGACCACGGCAGCGTGCCGGCGATCCAGCTGGCGCACGCCGGCGGCAAGGCGAACACCCTGCGCCCGTGGGACGGCAACGGCCAGGTGACCGCCGAGACCGCCCGGCCCGGCGACGCGCCCTGGACCCCGGTCGCCCCCAGCGCGGTCCCGATGGGCGAGGGCTGGACGGCGCCGCACCCGCTGTCGGTGGCGGAGCTGGCCGGCGTCCGCGACGCGTTCGTCGCCGCCGCCCGGCGGGCGCTGGCCGCGGGCTTCCAGGTCGCCGAGGTGCACGCCGCGCACGGCTACCTGCTCAACGAGTTCCTCTCCCCGCTGACCAACCTGCGGGACGACGAGTACGGCGGCTCGCTGGAGAACCGGATGCGCTTCCCGCTCGAGGTGGTCGCCGCCGTCCGCGAGGTGTGGCCGGCCGACCTGCCGCTGATGGTGCGGGTCTCCGCCGTCGACGCCACCCGGGAGGGGACGTCGCTGGCCGACACCGTCACCTTCGCCCGCGAGCTGAAGGCGCTCGGCGTGGACGCGATCGACGTCTCCGGCGGTGGCATCGGCCCCGGCTGGGAGCACCCGATCGGCTACGGGTACCAGGTGCCCTTCGCGGCGGCGATCCGCGAGCAGGCCGGGATCCCGACGATGGCCGTGGGGCTGCTCGTCGACCCGCAACAGGCCGACACCGTCGTCGCCACCGGGCAGGCGGACCTGGTCGCCGTCGCCCGCGAGGCGCAGGACGACCCGAACTTCGCCGTCCACGCCGCCCGCGCGCTGACCGGCTCCCACGACGCCTACCCGGTGCAGGCCGGCCCGCGGCTGGCCTCCCGGGAGCGGCTGCTGCAGCGGCTGGGGCCGTGGACCGGCCCCGACCCGGTCCGGGTCGAGCAGCCCGCCGCCCAGGCCTGA
- a CDS encoding phosphoenolpyruvate carboxykinase (GTP), translating to MTSVATPGLDNAPTTHPRLLAWVQEMAELTTPDQVVWVDGSDAEWERLTTKLVDAGTFTRLAAKPNSFHCASDPSDVARVEDRTFICSVDEADAGPTNNWMDPGEMKAVMTELYRGSMRGRTMYVIPFCMGPVEAENPMFGVELTDSEYVVVSMRVMARIGSRVLQAMGTDRDFVPAMHSLGAPLEAGQADVPWPCSQTKYIVQFPEERMIWSYGSGYGGNALLGKKCYSLRIASVMARDEGWLAEHMLILKLTSPQQKTYYVAAAFPSACGKTNLAMLEPTIPGWKVETLGDDIAWMRFGEDGRLYALNPEYGLFGVAPGTGWDTNPNAMRTIDQGNSVFTNVALTDDGDIWWEGMTDEPPAHLTDWKGRDWTPDSDEPSSHPNSRFCTPITQCPILAPEYEDPKGVPISAILFGGRRKTTIPLVSEARDWNHGVFMGATLSSETTAAATGAVGVVRRDPFAMLPFIGYNAGDYFRHWVETGKAHDASKLPRIFYVNWFRRDDDGGFLWPGFGENSRVLKWVVERLEGTAAAEETPVGHVPTPDSLDVSGLGMTREQVEQALRVDTGEWQAEVPQITEWFEKFGDKLPSTLWDELEILKSRLA from the coding sequence GTGACTTCTGTTGCCACCCCCGGCCTCGACAACGCCCCGACCACGCACCCCCGGCTGCTCGCCTGGGTGCAGGAGATGGCCGAGCTGACGACGCCGGACCAGGTGGTGTGGGTCGACGGCAGCGACGCCGAGTGGGAACGCCTCACCACCAAGCTCGTCGACGCCGGCACGTTCACCCGGCTGGCGGCCAAGCCCAACTCCTTCCACTGCGCCTCCGACCCCAGCGACGTCGCCCGGGTCGAGGACCGCACGTTCATCTGCTCGGTCGACGAGGCCGACGCCGGCCCGACCAACAACTGGATGGACCCGGGCGAGATGAAGGCGGTGATGACCGAGCTGTACCGCGGCTCCATGCGCGGCCGCACCATGTACGTCATCCCGTTCTGCATGGGCCCGGTCGAGGCCGAGAACCCGATGTTCGGCGTGGAGCTCACCGACTCGGAGTACGTCGTCGTCTCCATGCGGGTGATGGCCCGCATCGGCAGCCGGGTGCTCCAGGCGATGGGCACCGACCGCGACTTCGTGCCGGCCATGCACTCCCTCGGCGCGCCGCTGGAGGCCGGCCAGGCCGACGTCCCCTGGCCGTGCAGCCAGACCAAGTACATCGTCCAGTTCCCCGAGGAGCGGATGATCTGGTCCTACGGCTCCGGGTACGGCGGCAACGCGCTGCTGGGCAAGAAGTGCTACTCGCTGCGGATCGCCTCGGTCATGGCGCGCGACGAGGGCTGGCTCGCCGAGCACATGCTGATCCTCAAGCTGACCAGCCCGCAGCAGAAGACCTACTACGTGGCCGCGGCCTTCCCCAGCGCCTGCGGGAAGACCAACCTGGCCATGCTCGAGCCGACCATCCCGGGCTGGAAGGTCGAGACCCTCGGGGACGACATCGCCTGGATGCGGTTCGGCGAGGACGGCCGGCTCTACGCGCTCAACCCCGAGTACGGCCTGTTCGGCGTCGCGCCGGGCACGGGCTGGGACACCAACCCCAACGCGATGCGCACCATCGACCAGGGCAACTCGGTGTTCACCAACGTCGCCCTGACCGACGACGGCGACATCTGGTGGGAGGGGATGACCGACGAGCCGCCGGCGCACCTGACCGACTGGAAGGGCCGGGACTGGACGCCGGACTCCGACGAGCCCTCCAGCCACCCGAACAGCCGGTTCTGCACCCCGATCACCCAGTGCCCGATCCTCGCCCCGGAGTACGAGGACCCGAAGGGCGTGCCGATCTCGGCCATCCTCTTCGGTGGCCGCCGCAAGACCACGATCCCGCTGGTCAGCGAGGCCCGGGACTGGAACCACGGCGTGTTCATGGGCGCCACGCTCTCCTCGGAGACCACCGCGGCGGCCACCGGCGCCGTCGGCGTCGTCCGCCGCGACCCCTTCGCGATGCTGCCGTTCATCGGTTACAACGCCGGCGACTACTTCCGGCACTGGGTGGAGACCGGCAAGGCCCACGACGCCAGCAAGCTGCCGCGCATCTTCTACGTGAACTGGTTCCGCCGGGACGACGACGGCGGCTTCCTGTGGCCCGGCTTCGGGGAGAACAGCCGGGTGCTCAAGTGGGTCGTCGAGCGCCTGGAGGGCACCGCCGCCGCCGAGGAGACGCCGGTCGGCCACGTGCCGACGCCGGACTCCCTCGACGTCTCCGGCCTGGGCATGACCCGTGAGCAGGTCGAGCAGGCGCTGCGGGTGGACACGGGCGAGTGGCAGGCGGAGGTGCCGCAGATCACCGAGTGGTTCGAGAAGTTCGGCGACAAGCTCCCCAGCACCCTGTGGGACGAGCTGGAGATCCTCAAGAGCCGCCTCGCCTGA
- a CDS encoding NAD(P)H-dependent flavin oxidoreductase, with translation MIKTPLTRWFDLDTPVFGAPMAGVAGGELARAVSLGGGLGMIGVGAATPPEWITEQARLSTEADVSFGVGLMAWVLADRPELLAATVAAEPALVSVSFGDPAPFVGPLHDAGIAVATAVNSRADLDRAHAAGADVIVAQGTEAGGHTGHRSTLPLLQEVLAATDRPVLAAGGVATGAGLAAVLVAGAAGAWIGTPFLACTEATTSPAARERVRAASGDDTVLTSAFDIAQGLAWPDRWPGRALVNDFTETWHGREAELRGDTRAAEWVRRARADGDLAAAPVYAGESVGLVTAEESATDVVRRLTTDARTALERAPRLLGRANTIP, from the coding sequence GTGATCAAGACCCCGCTGACCCGCTGGTTCGACCTCGACACCCCGGTCTTCGGGGCCCCGATGGCCGGCGTGGCCGGCGGCGAGCTGGCCCGGGCGGTGTCGCTCGGCGGCGGGCTGGGGATGATCGGCGTCGGCGCTGCGACACCGCCGGAGTGGATCACCGAGCAGGCCCGGCTGTCCACCGAGGCCGACGTCTCCTTCGGCGTCGGCCTGATGGCCTGGGTGCTCGCCGACCGCCCGGAGCTGCTGGCCGCCACGGTGGCCGCCGAGCCGGCGCTGGTCTCGGTCTCCTTCGGCGACCCGGCACCGTTCGTCGGTCCGCTGCACGACGCCGGCATCGCCGTCGCCACCGCGGTGAACAGCCGCGCCGACCTGGACCGGGCGCACGCGGCGGGGGCCGACGTGATCGTCGCCCAGGGCACCGAGGCCGGCGGCCACACCGGGCACCGGTCGACCCTTCCGCTGCTGCAGGAGGTGCTGGCCGCCACCGACCGGCCGGTGCTCGCCGCAGGCGGGGTGGCCACCGGGGCCGGGCTGGCCGCCGTGCTGGTGGCCGGGGCCGCCGGGGCGTGGATCGGCACCCCGTTCCTGGCCTGCACGGAGGCCACCACCTCGCCGGCGGCGCGCGAGCGGGTCCGCGCCGCGAGCGGCGACGACACCGTGCTGACCAGCGCCTTCGACATCGCACAGGGGCTGGCGTGGCCGGACCGCTGGCCCGGCCGGGCGCTGGTCAACGACTTCACCGAGACCTGGCACGGCCGCGAGGCCGAGCTGCGCGGAGACACCCGGGCGGCCGAGTGGGTGCGCCGCGCCCGCGCCGACGGCGACCTCGCCGCGGCACCGGTCTACGCCGGGGAGTCCGTCGGGCTGGTCACCGCGGAGGAGTCGGCCACCGACGTCGTCCGGCGACTGACCACCGACGCACGGACGGCGCTGGAGCGCGCCCCCCGTCTGCTCGGCCGGGCGAACACGATTCCTTGA
- a CDS encoding MFS transporter, with product MTEAVPLVPNPYLHVLRTPHAVPMVLAALIGRLPLSMLGLGSVLLVQAETGSYGLGGAVAAVGAVATAVAGPVIGRLADTHAQRRVLLTVLAVFVTSGVVFLTSVRQDWPLWTVFLSAGAAGASIPPVSSMIRVRWTHLLRGTPRLPTALAMESVVDEFVFIVGPVLVTFLSTTGHTTSGLVTAFTLAAVGGVLFAVQQRTEPPPAEHEHRGGPSAMRIRGLRVLFVVGAAVGAVLGTLEIALVAFADEVDQRSLAGLLIAGLAAGSMASGIGWGAVHWRLPLRHRLVAALLVLSVCTVPLLLVDGYWMMLPLVVVAGIAVSPSLISAFTLAEVLVPRAAVTEAFTWIGTALALGVAVGASLAGKIVDAEGANASVLVATAAAVVAAVVVALGQRLLHVPAEHVADPALAR from the coding sequence GTGACGGAGGCAGTCCCGCTCGTGCCCAACCCGTACCTGCACGTGCTGCGGACCCCGCACGCGGTGCCGATGGTGCTGGCGGCCCTCATCGGCCGGCTGCCGCTGTCGATGCTCGGCCTGGGCAGCGTGCTGCTGGTCCAGGCCGAGACCGGCTCCTACGGGCTGGGGGGTGCCGTCGCCGCCGTCGGGGCGGTGGCCACCGCCGTCGCCGGCCCGGTGATCGGCCGGCTGGCCGACACCCATGCCCAGCGGCGGGTGCTGCTCACCGTGCTGGCCGTCTTCGTCACCTCCGGCGTGGTCTTCCTGACCTCGGTCCGCCAGGACTGGCCGCTGTGGACGGTGTTCCTCAGCGCGGGCGCGGCCGGGGCCAGCATCCCGCCGGTCTCCTCGATGATCCGGGTGCGCTGGACGCACCTGCTGCGCGGGACGCCGCGGCTGCCCACCGCGCTGGCCATGGAGTCGGTGGTCGACGAGTTCGTCTTCATCGTCGGGCCGGTGCTGGTCACGTTCCTGTCCACGACCGGGCACACCACCTCCGGCCTGGTCACCGCGTTCACGCTGGCCGCGGTCGGGGGCGTGCTCTTCGCCGTCCAGCAGCGCACCGAGCCGCCGCCGGCCGAGCACGAGCACCGCGGCGGGCCCTCGGCGATGCGCATCCGCGGGCTGCGGGTGCTGTTCGTCGTCGGCGCCGCGGTGGGGGCGGTCCTCGGCACCCTGGAGATCGCGCTGGTGGCCTTCGCCGACGAGGTCGACCAGCGGTCCCTGGCCGGGCTGCTCATCGCCGGGCTGGCCGCCGGGTCGATGGCCTCGGGGATCGGCTGGGGCGCCGTGCACTGGCGGCTGCCGCTGCGGCACCGGCTGGTGGCCGCGCTGCTGGTGCTGAGCGTCTGCACCGTCCCCCTGCTGCTCGTCGACGGCTACTGGATGATGCTGCCGCTGGTGGTCGTCGCCGGGATCGCCGTCTCGCCGTCGCTGATCAGCGCCTTCACCCTGGCCGAGGTGCTCGTCCCGCGGGCGGCGGTGACCGAGGCCTTCACCTGGATCGGCACGGCGCTCGCCCTGGGCGTCGCGGTGGGGGCCTCGCTGGCGGGCAAGATCGTCGACGCCGAGGGCGCGAACGCGAGCGTGCTGGTGGCCACCGCCGCCGCCGTCGTCGCGGCCGTCGTCGTCGCGCTCGGGCAGCGGCTGCTGCACGTGCCCGCCGAGCACGTGGCCGACCCGGCGCTGGCCCGATGA
- a CDS encoding DsbA family oxidoreductase, with the protein MQVEVWSDVVCPWCYIGKRKLETALSRFPHADQVEVVWRSFQLDPSIPEGHTEPTLPALAAKYGSSVEEMAGQMRRVEEIAAGEGLEYHLADGVSGNTLLAHQLIHLAAEHGLRSEMKERLLHAHFTEQRSVFDVDALVPLAVEVGLDEAEVRAALADRRFLPAVRSDIETARTLGATGVPFFVVDRTYGAAGAQPAETLLQLLERAWADTHPLTTVPAAEGCEDGSCSVW; encoded by the coding sequence ATGCAGGTCGAGGTGTGGTCCGACGTCGTGTGCCCGTGGTGCTACATCGGCAAGCGGAAGCTGGAGACGGCGCTCTCCCGCTTCCCGCACGCCGACCAGGTCGAGGTGGTCTGGCGGTCCTTCCAGCTCGACCCGAGCATCCCCGAGGGGCACACCGAGCCGACCCTCCCGGCGCTGGCCGCCAAGTACGGCAGCAGCGTCGAGGAGATGGCCGGCCAGATGCGCCGGGTCGAGGAGATCGCCGCCGGGGAGGGCCTGGAGTACCACCTGGCCGACGGCGTCAGCGGCAACACGCTGCTGGCCCACCAGCTGATCCACCTCGCCGCCGAGCACGGGCTGCGCAGCGAGATGAAGGAGCGGCTGCTGCACGCGCACTTCACCGAGCAGCGGTCGGTGTTCGACGTCGACGCGCTCGTCCCGCTGGCCGTCGAGGTGGGGCTGGACGAGGCGGAGGTGCGCGCCGCGCTGGCCGACCGCCGTTTCCTGCCCGCGGTGCGCTCGGACATCGAGACGGCGCGGACGCTCGGCGCGACCGGCGTCCCCTTCTTCGTCGTCGACCGCACCTACGGCGCCGCCGGTGCCCAGCCCGCGGAGACGCTGCTGCAGCTGCTGGAGCGGGCCTGGGCCGACACCCACCCGCTCACCACCGTGCCGGCCGCCGAGGGCTGCGAGGACGGCAGCTGCTCGGTCTGGTGA
- a CDS encoding MerR family transcriptional regulator — protein sequence MLRIGEVASRSGVSVRALRYYEEQGLLEAERTPSGQRRYAEEAVGRVRFVQQLYAAGLSSKDVLELLPCVHTGVATPAMLAHLADQRDRISRQIDELTRARERLEEIIRIGAQYVPGAAAS from the coding sequence GTGCTGCGCATCGGCGAGGTCGCGAGCAGGTCGGGCGTGAGCGTCCGGGCGCTGCGCTACTACGAGGAGCAGGGGCTGCTGGAGGCCGAGCGCACCCCGAGCGGGCAGCGCCGATACGCCGAGGAGGCGGTCGGCCGGGTGCGGTTCGTGCAGCAGCTCTACGCCGCCGGGCTGTCGAGCAAGGACGTCCTGGAGCTGCTGCCGTGCGTCCACACCGGCGTCGCGACCCCGGCGATGCTGGCGCACCTGGCCGATCAGCGGGATCGCATCAGCCGGCAGATCGACGAGCTCACCCGGGCCCGGGAGCGGCTGGAGGAGATCATCCGGATCGGCGCGCAGTACGTGCCGGGCGCTGCTGCGTCCTGA
- a CDS encoding ArsR/SmtB family transcription factor encodes MEALGALADPTRRQIVALLAAGEQGAGELAERFPVSRPAVSRHLRVLREAGLVRVRAEGQRRVYALDPAPLAELDAWLAPYRRLWAQRLDALDTEIARGRRARRQEDGR; translated from the coding sequence ATGGAGGCGCTCGGAGCCCTGGCCGACCCCACCCGGCGGCAGATCGTCGCCCTGCTCGCCGCCGGTGAGCAGGGTGCCGGGGAGCTCGCCGAGCGCTTCCCGGTGAGCCGTCCGGCGGTCAGCCGGCACCTGCGGGTGCTCCGGGAAGCCGGGCTGGTGCGGGTCCGCGCCGAGGGGCAGCGCCGGGTGTACGCGCTCGACCCCGCCCCGCTCGCCGAGCTCGACGCCTGGCTGGCGCCCTATCGCCGGCTCTGGGCGCAGCGCCTGGACGCGCTGGACACCGAGATCGCCCGCGGCCGGCGGGCCCGGAGGCAGGAGGACGGTCGATGA
- a CDS encoding SRPBCC family protein gives MTTQDERLGQVREVPEGVRLQFRRSWPDPVEDVWAALTEPDRMARWIGTYDGERSVGGTGTFTMTQEEELVGEPMRIVECAPPHRLVVEWLTDEAWRVELDLTRADGQTVLLFTQVFPAGTELTDYTLGWHWYLDKLAAEVGGHPAPGSWDDFLAATGPAYGR, from the coding sequence ATGACGACGCAGGACGAGCGGCTGGGGCAGGTCCGTGAGGTGCCCGAGGGCGTGCGGCTGCAGTTCCGCCGCAGCTGGCCCGACCCGGTCGAGGACGTGTGGGCTGCGCTCACCGAGCCCGACCGGATGGCCCGCTGGATCGGCACCTACGACGGCGAGCGGTCCGTCGGTGGCACCGGCACCTTCACCATGACGCAGGAGGAGGAGCTGGTCGGCGAGCCGATGCGCATCGTCGAGTGCGCCCCGCCGCACCGGCTGGTCGTCGAGTGGCTGACCGACGAGGCCTGGCGGGTCGAGCTGGACCTGACCCGGGCGGACGGGCAGACCGTCCTGCTGTTCACCCAGGTCTTCCCGGCCGGCACCGAGCTCACCGACTACACCCTCGGCTGGCACTGGTACCTGGACAAGCTCGCCGCCGAGGTGGGCGGCCACCCCGCGCCGGGCAGCTGGGACGACTTCCTGGCCGCCACCGGCCCCGCCTACGGCCGTTAG
- a CDS encoding acVLRF1 family peptidyl-tRNA hydrolase, translating into MTAPRPAAGGGRLLGVAPERLGRWLDGVADRHGAFTDVRVEDGDVVVTCADTTWLRVTGPPGWTPGPALLTSLTVAAKAPRRTAVLLVRRGRWAVGVFDGAALVVSKVDTRQVQGRTAAGGWSQQRFARRRANQTDAVVGAAADTTARVLLPHAGRLQALAPGGDRGLVAEVLEDPRLRRLAELPRLPPLEVGEPTKAVLLQTPAQFRAVRVHIVEPGERPAD; encoded by the coding sequence GTGACCGCCCCCCGCCCGGCCGCGGGCGGTGGCCGGCTGCTCGGGGTGGCCCCCGAACGGCTGGGCCGCTGGCTGGACGGCGTCGCCGACCGGCACGGCGCCTTCACCGACGTCCGGGTCGAGGACGGCGACGTGGTGGTCACCTGCGCCGACACCACCTGGCTGCGGGTGACCGGCCCGCCGGGCTGGACGCCCGGGCCCGCGCTGCTCACCTCGCTCACCGTCGCGGCGAAGGCGCCCCGGCGCACCGCGGTGCTGCTGGTCCGGCGGGGCCGGTGGGCGGTCGGGGTGTTCGACGGCGCCGCGCTCGTCGTCTCCAAGGTCGACACCCGGCAGGTCCAGGGCCGCACCGCCGCCGGAGGCTGGTCGCAGCAGCGGTTCGCCCGGCGGCGGGCCAACCAGACCGACGCCGTGGTCGGTGCGGCCGCCGACACCACGGCCCGGGTGCTGCTGCCGCACGCCGGCCGGCTCCAGGCGCTGGCGCCCGGCGGTGACCGGGGGCTGGTCGCGGAGGTGCTCGAGGACCCGCGGCTGCGCCGGCTGGCCGAGCTGCCCCGGCTGCCCCCGCTGGAGGTGGGCGAGCCGACGAAGGCGGTGCTGCTGCAGACCCCCGCCCAGTTCCGCGCCGTGCGGGTGCACATCGTCGAACCGGGCGAGCGACCGGCCGACTGA
- a CDS encoding FBP domain-containing protein gives MQALSEAAIRRSLVNCSRSEAAAMTLPRDIDEFDWTAADVLGWRDPKAELRGYLVHEQGGDLVGLALRAADTKMSSRRSAMCLLCHTVQSADAISLFTARRVGEAGRNGNTVGTYVCADLRCAGRVQAVPPSAQHLDEELQALAVEEQAEGLRQRLAAFTADVLRH, from the coding sequence GTGCAGGCCCTGTCCGAGGCCGCGATCCGCCGCTCGCTGGTCAACTGCTCGCGCAGCGAGGCCGCGGCGATGACGCTCCCCCGCGACATCGACGAGTTCGACTGGACCGCGGCCGACGTGCTCGGCTGGCGCGACCCGAAGGCCGAACTGCGCGGGTACCTGGTGCACGAGCAGGGCGGCGACCTGGTCGGTCTCGCCCTGCGGGCCGCGGACACGAAGATGTCCAGCCGCCGGTCGGCGATGTGCCTGCTCTGCCACACCGTGCAGTCGGCCGACGCGATCTCGCTGTTCACCGCCCGCCGGGTGGGCGAGGCGGGCCGCAACGGCAACACGGTGGGCACCTACGTCTGCGCCGACCTGCGGTGCGCCGGCCGGGTGCAGGCCGTCCCGCCCTCGGCCCAGCACCTGGACGAGGAGCTGCAGGCCCTCGCCGTCGAGGAGCAGGCCGAGGGCCTGCGGCAGCGACTGGCGGCGTTCACCGCCGACGTGCTGCGCCACTGA